A stretch of Tripterygium wilfordii isolate XIE 37 chromosome 11, ASM1340144v1, whole genome shotgun sequence DNA encodes these proteins:
- the LOC120009533 gene encoding sodium/hydrogen exchanger 2-like codes for MADILSAVLARLQMLSTSDHASVVSMNLFVALLCACIVIGHLLEENRWMNESITALLIGLCTGVVILLVSGGKSSHLLVFSEDLFFIYLLPPIIFNAGFQVKKKQFFRNFITIMLFGAIGTLISCSIISAGVIQFFKLMDIGSLDLGDYLAIGAIFAATDSVCTLQVLNQDETPLLYSLVFGEGVVNDATSVVLFNAIQSFDLSHINTESALQLIGNFFYLFITSTMLGAIAGLLSAFIIKKLYFGRHSTDREVALMMLMAYLSYMLAELFYLSGILTVFFCGIVMSHYTWHNVTESSRITTKHAFATSSFVAEIFIFVYVGMDALDIEKWRFVSDSPGTSVAVSSVLLALVMAGRAAFVFPLSFLSNLTKKSPNDKIDLKQQVVIWWAGLMRGAVSMALAYNQFTRSGHTQLRANAIMITSTITVVLFSTMVFGLLTKPLIRFLLPHPKHTGMVLSDPSTPKSFIVPLLEGGQESVDSLADFGGGNVTRPSSLRALLTTPAHTVHYYWRKFDNAFMRPVFGGRGFVPFVPGSPTERENTQWE; via the exons ATGGCTGACATTTTGAGTGCTGTGTTGGCGAGGTTACAGATGCTATCCACTTCTGATCATGCCTCCGTGGTCTCTATGAACCTGTTTGTTGCGCTTCTCTGTGCTTGTATCGTTATTGGACATCTTCTGGAGGAGAACCGATGGATGAATGAGTCAATCACTGCCCTATTGATT GGTCTTTGTACTGGAGTTGTTATTTTGCTCGTTAGTGGAGGGAAAAGCTCTCATCTTTTGGTTTTCAGTGAAGATCTCTTTTTCATATATCTGCTGCCTCCAATTATATTCAATGCGGG GTTTCAAGTGAAAAAGAAGCAGTTTTTTCGTAACTTCATCACCATCATGCTGTTTGGTGCTATTGGTACATTGATATCCTGTAGTATCATCTCGGCAG GTGTTATACAGTTCTTCAAATTGATGGATATTGGTTCGCTGGATCTAGGAGATTATCTAG CAATCGGTGCAATATTTGCTGCGACGGATTCTGTTTGCACATTGCAG GTGCTTAATCAAGACGAGACACCTTTACTCTACAGTCTGGTTTTTGGGGAGGGTGTTGTAAATGATGCTACATCAGTGGTGCTTTTCAATGCTATCCAGAGCTTTGACCTCAGTCATATTAATACCGAAAGTGCACTGCAGCTCATTGGAaactttttctatttatttatcacCAGCACTATGCTAGGAGCCATA GCTGGGCTGCTTAGTGCTTTCATTATCAAGAAGCTGTACTTTGGCAG GCACTCAACAGATCGCGAGGTTGCTCTTATGATGCTTATGGCATACCTTTCATATATGCTGGCAGAA CTCTTTTATCTGAGTGGTATTCTCACCGTATTTTTCTGTGGGATTGTCATGTCCCATTATACCTGGCACAATGTGACAGAGAGTTCAAGAATCACTACAAA GCATGCCTTCGCGACTTCATCATTTGTTGCTGAGATATTTATCTTCGTCTATGTTGGTATGGATGCCTTGGACATTGAGAAGTGGAGATTTGTTAGTGATAG CCCTGGAACTTCAGTTGCAGTGAGTTCAGTTTTACTAGCTCTGGTTATGGCTGGAAGAGCAGCTTTTGTCTTCCCCCTATCCTTTTTATCGAACTTGACGAAGAAGTCACCAAATGACAAAATTGACCTCAAGCAACAG GTTGTTATATGGTGGGCTGGTCTAATGAGAGGTGCTGTGTCTATGGCGCTTGCTTACAATCAG TTCACTCGGTCAGGGCACACACAATTGCGAGCAAATGCAATCATGATCACCAGCACCATTACTGTTGTTCTTTTCAGCACAATG GTTTTTGGGTTGTTGACGAAACCTCTTATAAGGTTCTTACTGCCTCATCCAAAGCATACTGGTATGGTATTGTCAGATCCATCTACTCCAAAATCATTCATAGTACCACTCCTTGAAGGTGGGCAGGAGTCCGTGGACTCACTTGCAGATTTTGGTGGGGGTAACGTTACCCGTCCAAGCAGTTTGCGTGCCCTCCTGACCACCCCAGCACACACAGTTCATTATTACTGGCGTAAGTTTGACAATGCCTTCATGCGTCCAGTATTTGGGGGCCGGGGTTTTGTTCCATTTGTTCCCGGTTCTCCAACAGAACGCGAAAACACTCAATGGGAATGA
- the LOC120008793 gene encoding dirigent protein 9-like, with protein sequence MVKPFNLNKPTICLLLLSIALELASSARILDDLDPQRQTLTTPTATTLPSSQVPAVATTITSATPANSSPDAVAASVAPPVPVTATATGAGTTTTGATSANPSPHKAHLTFFMHDILGGIHPSAKVVTGIIARSVEEGGVEYEFRETMYVNLTIKILIFYKSRGPTHGRKSGVN encoded by the exons ATGGTCAAGCCTTTCAACCTCAACAAACCCACAATTTGCCTCCTATTGCTATCAATCGCCCTTGAACTTGCCAGCTCAGCAAGAATTCTCGATGACTTGGACCCACAACGCCAAACATTGACCACTCCCACAGCAACTACTTTGCCTAGTAGCCAGGTCCCAGCTGTGGCCACGACCATCACTAGTGCTACTCCAGCAAATTCTAGCCCAGATGCCGTGGCAGCATCGGTAGCCCCTCCTGTTCCGGTGACAGCCACTGCTACAGGTGCAGGAACCACCACCACTGGTGCCACATCAGCGAATCCTAGCCCACACAAGGCTCACTTGACCTTCTTCATGCATGACATCCTAGGAGGGATCCACCCATCAGCCAAAGTAGTCACCGGGATCATAGCCAGATCAGTAGAAGAGGGTGGGGTTGAATATGAGTTTAGAGAGACAATGtatgtaaacttaacaataaaaattctaatattttataaatcaaGG GGACCGACCCACGGCAGGAAGAGTGGGGTCAACTGA